In the Zingiber officinale cultivar Zhangliang chromosome 5A, Zo_v1.1, whole genome shotgun sequence genome, ATGAAAGAAATTAGTATCAAAATTACCAACTTATAAAAAATTACAGCAAAAAGTTTCACAAGCTCATCTAAGCCCACATCAAAATTAATCAGGGAGTACTATATCCTTGTTTGACAAAGCATATACTACCATTAATTACATCACCAGCTTATTGAGGATGACAATGTTGATATATTATCCGGCAGAAAAATCCAAATCAGTAACATTGTCAATTCACAACCAATTACCCTCTATTAGATGCTTCTTTATCAAGAATGAGACTCCCAAACATACAAATTATACAGAAAAAACAAGAGCTCAAACATATACCAGCTTAGCAATGACAGCATTTCAAATGCAGCTTGGATTACCAAGAAATTAAACACTTCAGGAAGCAATCAGTTTGTGTCATTGGATCGTTCTTGTTAGCTTGCACTTTGAACTGAACACGGTTGGAGAGTAATTGCGACTACAAAGCTTCAATAGCTCAGCAGCCCGCTGCTTCATCTCTGGATTGCAACCACTCCGGAGGAGTAGTAGTTTTGCACCCAACCCAGCCTCAACAGCGAGGGAAGCACACTCATCGAAAGCAAGTTTGCAGACCGCCCATAATATAGACAACGCGTGATGAGTACAGACATCGGAGCCATTCATCAAGAGCCTCACTGCAGTGCGGATGGCCTGAGGGCAATCCTTCAGAGCTGACAACCCTTCAGGTGTAGTTGAAAGATCATCCAAAATCTGCAATGCTGGTTCTATAAACTTCAGCTCCCATTTCGGGTTGGACAACAGCTCAACAAGCTGCGGGACTGCTCCAACGCTCACCATTAAGCTGCGTACTTGCGCATGAGATCCAATGTCTTTGAGCAAGGTCAGCCCTGCCGCAACTCCATTTGGATGTCGCTTGTCCTTCACCAATCGCAATAATGCAACCAAAAGGCTCAAACTTGACACCACCTCGGACCGGAAACATCTCTCCGCCATCAGCATTTCGATCAACTTAGTGCAGTTGATCTTAGTATCGATTGTCCCTTCGTTTAGCAGGTCCACAACGAGTGAGATCTTTGCTGGCTGCATCAAATTAGATTTTGTATCTGAATCTAAGGTGAGATTGACGAGAATAGCGATCACCTCGGAGCCAACAGCATGGGAAGTGAAGGGCCCGAGGAGAGAAGAGAGATGAGTAACTCCGGCAATGTCCACCACTGATTTGTTGACAGGTGCATGAGAGATTACGATGTTGTGCAGCTCTTTGAGGGCTTGAACTCTGACCTGCCCCTTGGCCTTCTTCAGGGTTTGGATGAGCTCTGCAGCGCGCCCCTGCACGTCTTCGGACCGCTTCTTCATTTGGAGGTACCGCTGCGAGAACCAGGCGCTGATCAGCTGGTAAAGTGTCCGATTCGGAGTGACGGCGTCGTCCCAAAGCTCCTGCATCGTCGTGGGGCAGGTAAGGTGCCCCATTGAGAACCACTTGAGGATATTGGCGCGCTCGTAGGTCTGACCGGTGATGAGTGTGACGGGATCCACCATAGGCTCGAGGGAGATCGGGCAAATGAACACTGAAGGCACATCCTCCGCCTCCGAATCGAGTTCTTCGATCATCTTTCTGAGGTCAATCTTCTCGGCGGCAACCACCAAGCTGCCATCTTTCCCAGTCGGGAGGCCTCCACCCCCGCCTCCGCCACCCAGGATCCCGCCTTTGACGGCAGTCTCCGGATCTATGATCTGCCCGCCACCCTCCAATCTCCAGGAAGCGTGTTGCTCGTACTGTGGCATCGCTGCGAACCGCAAGAACCCAATTTTGCATTCCAAGGTTCGCCCTTTATGCTAGAATCTAAGTGGAACAAGGGAGAAGAGTAAACTAGCGCTAGCTTGCGGACGAGATGGGAGCGGAGTTGAAATCGCCCTTTTCCTCAGTTATAGGTGAACTCACGAGCCGCTGTCCTTGGGTAGCGCCGGTCAAAAGCAAGCAACCTGTCATCATAACCAGCATAATGAACTCATAATCGACCACCGCCCTTGCTCTCTCCCAAAGGCTCCCTTTCTCACTTCCTCGCGGCCTCTCCTACCCACTGGCTTCACCAGAGCTTAGTAAAAGGCGAAATCATGAGCGAACTAAAGCCCAAATCAGGAGGTGAAAAGGGGAGAGGCAAAAAAAAAGCAGTAGAGGGAAATCTAGCCAAAACAACGCAAGAAACGAGAAAGCAAACAAAGTGGCAACTTTCGAGGTTCAAAATCAACAGATCGCACATGAAATCTGTGGGAGAGAGGGAGGGGAGGAGAAGAGCGCCTCACCGGCTCTCAGACGGACCGAAGAACGAGCGAGTGAGCGAGCGAGATCTGACGCAACGCAGTAGGAGGCAGATAAAAGGCACTAAAACAGCAATGAGATTAAACTATTAAATACAATAAAAAGAAAACTCCAAGAAAAAAGGGCAGGATTTTGAAAAGAGAAGTATACTCTTACTACTCTCGCACTCACTGTCTTCTTTCGGTCTTCTCTTTTGCCTTTTTTCGTAGAGAAAAAAAAAGTAACCGGGAATTGGAGAAGAAGGGGCTGCCGTTGACCGGAAGTATCCGGTGCCAAGGAGTCTCGAACCGAGCACCGCACGTGCAGTCGCGTTGCCTGACCGTCGCCCTGTTCCACAGCGGCTCTTCGGATGACGCCTTTGGATAGGGTACAGATCGAACCCATACCCATTCCTATACTTTAAAATGCCAATTTTACCCTTTCGCAACAGAGAAAATTCGTAatatcgaaatttttggaaaatcaAATCAGTGAGTTGTGATTGTCCCCCacatgatttgattttttttttcacatattTACCAATTCCTctcaattattttaattttaggtaATTGTTAACGGCCGCTTTCTATTTTAATATATACGTTAACGAGAATAGTATAAATAAATCTTACAACGTCACAAAGGCAATCGATTGACTGGAATGCCGAAGGACTGCCGTTGCTGACCGCATATTTAttctcttattatttttttaataaaaagtaaTTCGATTCTAAAATCAACTGTTGTTAATGGcacacaaattaaattaaattaaacaaaacaaaacaagagGGAGGGAGACAGTTGGACTGTGCCACTGTTGCAGCTCTGAATCTGTTGACCGGATTCTTGAGACTCGGGGTTTGACTGCCTTGTAAGGCGGGTCCCTGTGCGGCCATGGCCGAGTGCGAGGTCGACACATGGCCGTGGGAACCGTGCTGGGGCAGGGATTTCGAAGCCTTGGCGGGACAAAATTAAACATGGCTGTGGCCTGCATGGAGTGAATTACGAAAAAAGAAGGCTTCCGATATTGATGTTCGAACAGGCAGATAGAAAAAATGGACGATTTGAATTGATGGCGAAGCGTTTGTTTGTTTGGCACTCCCCGCTGCTTATTTCAATGGGCTGTAGAGTTGACTTGAGGCGTGAGTGAGGCGGATTCTGTTGGCTTGTCTGAGCGAACTCAGTCTACTGTCTTGTGCTCGCTGTGTCTGTCTGCAGGATTCTCTCTCTGTTCACGGCATGGATTTGGTCATGGTTCATTTACTATTTTCCTACGAAACAGCAAAAGGAAAGGAGGGTGGAATATTCGGGTTAGAAAATTAAGATCTAGCCTAAGGGATTGGTTCTGACACTCTTTGTCTCGCCAATTATTCTCCTGTAGTGTTCTGTCTTTAACTGAACCGACTTCTGTTCTGTGTTGTTAAGTTGCGTTTCAGTTTGATGGTCTTGAGGAGGCAGGCCTACTGGGCCTAATCAACTAAACTATCACATACATGATTAATGATTATTTCACCTCAATGTCAATTAGATTCCCTAAAGTAGTGAGAGATATCAAAATCCTCAATCCTGCGTTTAACAAATGCCTCTTTCTTCAATTTCATATTTTATCTTGTGCCAGTTCTAGGCACAGCAAGATCGTTGTTTCTTTGTGTGCTTTACTAATCTAGCAACATAGGTGATCAATGATTTCGTATGTGAGCGCTTACGGTTGAGGTTTTGTTACATtccaaaaaatattaaatttgtatGTATGTTATATAGTTTAAGATGGTATACTGAAACAAACCACTCAATCTAGTGAAGAACACTCATGATCCGAACAACTGAATGATTCACAAGCATCAAGTTCCAGAATTGACGTCGCGAGTCATTCTACTGGACAAATATTCCCTTCCAGAAGCTGAGTATCTTTAATTCGCTTGGTATTTCAAAGATCAATTGACAGCCTTATCCATCAAGGGTACACTACACTTGATTCTACCTCACGTATCGAAAGAATGCACAGTGTCTATCTTTATTCCTTGAAAGATGGATCTTTTTGCCGCCTCCTATCCCACATTGAATCATTTATTAATATAGAGAATATCAAAGTTCCTTTCGTGAAGGATTTTGGAGGGGCTTGTATTCGTCCTGTCCTCTAGTTAAGCATTATAATGTTCTTGTGATTGCTGCATGACTCAGCCACATTGAGGATTCTTCCTCAAATGTTCCATGCACTTCTAAGATATACACACTGTTTCTTTCCAATTAAACAGTATTTAGTGCGTCTTGCATAATCTTCTACTCACTTGGATGTCTAATGAGAGTCTGGTCACTTTCAACTTTGCTGCTTCGATTCTTGATGTTATATCCTGCCTTTTTTTTTAAGAGAAAAGTTACTGGAACTGACTTATTATGTTCTTTTAATCTCATTTGGAAGAGAAGTAAGCCATAAAACCCCCTTGTTTATATTAACAAAGGTCAACGAGCAGCTAAGAAAGAGGCAAATAAAGCTCAGTAattgaaagaagaagagaaaaccaGCAAATTAAACAAAGAACTTCCAAATTCTTATTCTTAAGGGAACACTCACTGCGATTGAGAATTGTCTTCTCTATCAGTGAGCAGTTAACACATGTTTTGTTTTCTCTACTCCAAAGTTACttagttgatttttctttgaaTCTTTTCACCAAGTTGTACTCGTTTTTAGTATCTAGGTTCATGGTGTTTTGCTTTTCTCAGTATGGgattcttcaccaagtgttctgcACGGTTGTAAGATTTAAGATATGCTGCAATATCTTTGTTGACTATGATGCAGTATCAGAATCCGGTTGCCTTCAATGCTAAGTCACATTTATATTATACTCTTAATTTCATAATGATGACTAAATACAATTTATTTATTATCTTATTTTGCATTAATTGCCAGACCAAAATGAATGAACTCAAAAAAGGCTTTGTTTTTGATTTACACATAGATAGCCTCCAAAATATCTTTTATAAAAAAAGCAATGAATGGTGAACTTGCTTTATCTTCCCTCTTGCTTTTACTTTCTCAAAGCAAAGTAAAGACAAAAAGGATCAAATTAGATTGGTTTCTTACTCATCTATTCAATTGTGGATTTCCAATTTTTTGCATTCCAAGCGTAGGTATATATAGAGCAATAATCAACACATTTGCAATAAATTTTCACCATTAGTGAAGCTTTACATGCTTATATGCaaacagatacttttccttgttaTGCATCGCGAGTGAATCTTTCAAAGTGAATTTGACCTTGAGTATCAATTGCTTGTTGCATCACCTGCTTGATGGAAAGCTCACAAAGCATTCAGCAAACACTCAGCAATTTGGCTCATAGCAAATCATGCAAAAAGAAAGAcaccaagaaatataaaaataaCCAACCTAcattagttaaaaattttaatttgtgttgtccacctagttattttttttaacaaaaaattataCTTATCATTATTTTCAAGATTTGGTAACATATTGCCTAGTTTCAATTATGTTGTTTATGGGAACACAACAAGCACTGATTGATATATAAAGTTGCATTCCAAGGAAACCAAACTCTCTTGATCCATTCAATCCAATTCGTGGATTCCGTCTACCAAACTCACTCATGGAAACCAACtcaagattaattaaatttctaatccaactcacaGATCAATCCTTCTTTGCAGATCATCCTGTTATCTTTTTATTGGCACAACAGTCATTGTTTCCCCTTCAATCTCTACATGAGATAAGAAAATGTTAT is a window encoding:
- the LOC121982086 gene encoding U-box domain-containing protein 30-like gives rise to the protein MPQYEQHASWRLEGGGQIIDPETAVKGGILGGGGGGGGLPTGKDGSLVVAAEKIDLRKMIEELDSEAEDVPSVFICPISLEPMVDPVTLITGQTYERANILKWFSMGHLTCPTTMQELWDDAVTPNRTLYQLISAWFSQRYLQMKKRSEDVQGRAAELIQTLKKAKGQVRVQALKELHNIVISHAPVNKSVVDIAGVTHLSSLLGPFTSHAVGSEVIAILVNLTLDSDTKSNLMQPAKISLVVDLLNEGTIDTKINCTKLIEMLMAERCFRSEVVSSLSLLVALLRLVKDKRHPNGVAAGLTLLKDIGSHAQVRSLMVSVGAVPQLVELLSNPKWELKFIEPALQILDDLSTTPEGLSALKDCPQAIRTAVRLLMNGSDVCTHHALSILWAVCKLAFDECASLAVEAGLGAKLLLLRSGCNPEMKQRAAELLKLCSRNYSPTVFSSKCKLTRTIQ